The DNA sequence ATACTGTTTCATTGttctttcaataataattttcagaTTCTTTCATTCTCCTTATTCTGTTAATTTTGCTTCTCTCTGAACCTCTCTCACTTTTATCCTTCCTCAAGTTACCTCGTGTGTGTGAGCAAGAACAGCAAGTTCTAACAAAGATTAGTTAAGGCTACAAATGTTATATAACCACCATCATTTTGTGCGGGAGAGGAGAGAGACACAAAACTGTCATATAATCCCTCAAAATTAACCAAAGACCAGACATGGATGTTAGGGGTGGTCGATGCATCAAAATTAAGGTATTTGGATCTATGCACTAAGGCTAGAAATATGTTAGTTTTTTCATAaacaatactaaaaaaaaagtaaaaatagagatatcaggacaaaaaaaaaacaaaactaaatacACAAAGAATtgatccaaaaaagaaaaaaattattggtgtGTCTTAAACTTTAAACTATCAAGTCCATATATTAGTAATTAAGTTTATTTGATTGAACccttaaacaaaaaaagtttatttgattgataaaatttaataaataattttaattctcaaaccatttatgtataataaaatcaatataaaaatagactagtaaaatttataaatataattatttataggatttaaaatatcaatcatcatggatgataaaataaaaaaaaagtgatatttaaatattttgagtaaaaagaaaaaaaatacaattatctctataaaaaatctataaaagaaaaatagaatatttatcgtaaaagataaaagaatattattatcttCATAATAAAAGACTATAAAGGGATAATGAAATATTTGTCTTTCACTAATTGGACGAGCGtgtaaagaatattttttttccaaaggtATTTGGAAGAAAGCAAGcaataattaagttttatagTTAATTCAGCagatttaatttgtatatagtTTCATGCTATCAACTTTTGTATAGTTCACCAATGAGATCTCAATCAcacatcaaagaaaacaatggaGGGGTAATGCATTACCAGCTACCAGGAAAAGAATCAGCAGAGGGTAAATTTCCTGGAGGTATGCTGGCGTAGACAACCATGCTCCTGAAAATGATGGTTCATATCGCACAATATTATCTTACTAAGGCATTGGTTTTCcagaactttcttttttttggatcAATTTCCCAGAACTTGACTCTTAAGAAAGCattcacaataaaataaaactatataataataaaattatacgtACATCTTTTTTGTGGCGTCTTTTTGAAACCTCAAGCCCAAGTTTTGTTCTGGAAGAGAGAAGCAATTGTATTTGACTTTGGAGTTAAGTCGAAATTTTGTAATAGGGCGATCATGATCGACCTTTGAAGCTTGACATAATGTCTCCATGGCTAAGCAAGTAGACTTTTGAATAAAGGTTGTGTTTGCCATCGGTATGTAAATGAATCCAATATTCATTCTCAAAGATGATgactacatatatatatatatatatatatatatatatatatatatatatatatatatatatatatatatatatatatatatatatatatatatatatgtgtgcgcGCGCGCGCGCTAGAATTTTACAAAAGTATTGAATTAGATATATTGAACGGTGGAAAAGTTTATAAGGACAGCGTGGTTCAGAAATTGTACACTTTTATATGAATTTgttctaatatattaaaaaaataatcaaatcccACGCCAtctaaaaataaagttaaattaaaatatataaataaaaagtaaatttctttaattaatttttggaaGTTAAACCTCTTATATTATTCATCGTATGATATCAGAACATATTTAATTCAATATTAACTCAAATATAAATTACTCcacaaataaacataataattatcttCGGAAATTTCTATGGGTCAGTATAGCACGCTATCTCTCACTACTCCCGTGTATTGCATgggattattttaaaaacttgtgGGTAGTACTATATGACTGTTCAACACAAAACACATGTGTTTTattgattatataattttatattataacatataggaagtaaaaaataaaaaatattttttttgttccgGCCCCtttgaattcaaaatgaaaaacacTTATTAATTGTTTAGtacatgaatattatttttcatcaaattcattttatttagaCAATTTCAACACCGatcaaattcacttttcaattatgGACTGTTTGGTttaaaagaggaaagaaaaaagaaaagaaggaaagaaattttGATTAGATATCTTATTTGGTTGAGAGGAGGGTGAAAGAGAGATTTTAATGAAGGGTAGGAAAAGTAACTCTTTTCTTTTAAGAAGAGAGAATGAcctttaaaaactaatttatttttatacccTTTATAATTCAAGATTTTAAAAGTTAAGTCAATAcactttaaaatgttttaaatcttCTTTCTGTCCCTATGAATCCCTCAATATTAGAGTGGAACAAAAATTGGATGAGAGATTTTGCTTTCCTCTATTCTTTTCCCCTCCCCTTTTTAAAAGtgaaccaaacaaaaaaaaggttttaaaaaaactccTCCCTTCCCCTCTTCTCCCTTCCCCACTTTCCTCCACCCAAATGTTAGAGTTTTGTCGGAATTAAACTTATAAAATCAGACATACAATATGTTTCACATTATCTTTCACTTATCTCAGCattttaaaaatgtgtttggAATATGTTTcctgtaagatttttttttaatgatttgacAATGATTTTGTAGGATAGAtcaaattttatatgttatGAAAATACATTATAAAAGCATTATCAAACCTTTTATGAAGTATTCTTCtgcaaatatgaaaatgataaaagaacaaTGCATTCTAGCGATATTAATTAAGTACAAAAGCCCCAGAAAAAGTAAACACTTGGACATATAATACAATTACAAACTTTTCAATatatgttttagttttatttaaaatttaaagagaaagtaaaaaataaatgaaggtaaaagaaatacaCGTgacaaaatatcataaaatgctttttcattaaataaaattttagcttgtcaaatataaaaatttaaatatatattatgatgtTATAATCTATTTTCATtaccaacaaaataaattatatattttcattattttaaaatgaaggtATTGAGTACAAAAAGGCCCAGAAATGTTAAACACATAATATAATTACAAACATTTCAATAtgtgttttagttttatttaaattttaaagagaaagtaaaaatatgaataaaggtaaaaaaaatacacgcgacaaaatatcattatagcatttttcattaaattaaattttaatttgttaaatataaaaatttaaatagcaATCACTTTGTTTTCAATACACTTCTTAAAATTAACTAAGTTACAAAACACTTTCTATTTCGCTAATCAATAATCATTAATTACTCCTATTATTATATAGTacttatttaagtcattttcttattaacaaaaatatattaatcaagcaaCAATTGACAGATAAAGCAATCAATATTCATATTAACTAGACAGACATGACAAACCTATTAGTACCTGTGGGTACCGTCTCGCATTTGCTCTAACCTTGACAGCAATCCCCGCTATAATGGGAAACATGTATGAGTAtggatactattttttttttaaaaaaaaattaaacagaaaCCGTTATGAATATGTAGCTATTCGCCTTCATTTCTGTACATGTTCTTGTACCCCacacatatatttattaaattatcctcactttatattactattatatatatatatatatatatatatatatatatatacatcaatattatttaattatttttattagattttcaTATTTACTattccttaattatttattgtttatattcTTTTGATGACTGAAACTAAAACGGTAAAGGTAAATATGTCATAAGGGATTATGTTCTTTCTCAAGTATTAAGTCTTGGAATAGTTTTTAGGtgattaaaatatgatttttacaaaaaaaaaaatattggtatatgattttatatttggttGTGTCAAATTGATGGTCTAAACTTGACTCCTTTACTAAATGATATATGtagttttgttcaattttttgtaaaaaaattaattttttatgttttttgtttgcaaaaatatttttaaaaaagattaattatcgAGTGGGGACAGATATACGTGATCCTCAACAGcaatgagaatgagaagaaaaaattacattCCCATCAAGGATGAATACAAAAGCGAGATAGTTTTGACCTTTTGAAAAAGCAGTCTGAGATGGGAAAGTGCATACACTTTCTCGTCCTGTCATGTCTAATATTAACATGCACTCCTACATCAAAAATTCATTAGcccaaaaattataatgatacaTTCTCTATctcttatttcttataattttattatttttatcgttattttaaaattaagtttaaatttttttgaaaaattttcaatgattaaaaacaactttgcttcacaatataaattatttatcataaatataaaatataatttatgtgtttaaaattatttatttattaataattttaattataatcaatataatttatatatttaaaactatttattcattgaaatttgtgttgaagatatcaagaataCAATTCCTAATCTCATgcttattaaattaaacattacatctttgaaaataatcatttacacatgattttattatgatgtaataaaatttgagataatggtttgttattatttgttattataaccaatcaatataaatattatcCATTAAAAGAACCATTTGAGGAGAAGAATTTTCTCTGTACGTACAGGTGAATTGAggaggataaaaagaaaaataaaataaaacacatgacataaaaaatacacaattataagatatatatatatatatatatatatatatatatatatatatatatatatatatatatatatatatatatatatatatatatatatatatatatataaaggttaCNNNNNNNNNNNNNNNNNNNNNNNNNNNNNNNNNNNNNNNNNNNNNNNNNNNNNNNNNNNNNNNNNNNNNNNNNNNNNNNNNNNNNNNNNNNNNNNNNNNNCgatatttcctctattttttatcttttgaatcTGTAGTCCCgacattacttttttttttggcgaACGTTTGATTCAAAGAAGGAAACCACTTCCTCTTCCTTGCCTTCTATCTGCAGTGATCATAGAGTAAAAATTTCACATTTATGGTCTGATATTTCTCCATATTAACCTTAAAAAGATTATTTCATTTTAGCAAGGTAAGTAAGACGATTTTTTTCAGTCAAAAAAAGGACGACGATCCATATTGGATTTTGTGAATATACCTTATATTCTACAGTGCACCCATGACTTTAGAGAAGTTTAAtctcaatatttaataattaaataatacatttttttaaagatcgAGTACgtgagaaaaaaatttcacccaattttaataagaaaagaagacacaaataggagaaaaaaattaaaaagttgataGATGTGGTAATAAGTAATGctataaagaataaattgagacacaaacgaaataaaaaataaaaatgagcgTATATGATCTTTTTCAAATACCACCTTAAAAGAGGATTTCACATGTTGGGATAAACAAGAAGTATATTATAGCATGTTGCAAGTTGGCTTGAAGAAGGAAACCTGAACAAGTTATCTTGATTGAAAAATGAGTTTGCCACATTTTGCGTGTTAAAGACGAACATATAAACACGCACGTGGTTTCTAATTCTAGCTAATTAATTAACGcgtaaaattttcttttgataaagaATGCTATTCAGAAATATTAACATATAGGaaagttttctaaaaaaaacatatgggAAAGTTTTAATATTGTGACTAGCCATCCAAGACATTATTTTGTTTGGCAAAACTAACTATTCAGCTTATAAGCActgaaaaatcaaaagtttataagttaattgatttaattagaaatgtttaataaaatcatctgataaatattaaatgacttaaaagaacatatttattattcataatatttgaatttatttttaataatttatcattttataaagtaggacaatatttttttttaaaaaattattataaaataatggtaaaagtttattgattttactcatattgtttaaaatagttttttaataaattaataatattaatttaaatcatttttccttttttttgaaaaaaatataattaaattaaattatatttttaaaaataacttttaatatctatatatttattaatagtattatttttaaacaaaaaatgtaataattcattaaaataaataatttgacattaaataaaataaaaaaagagtaaaattcCAACTttcataataacaaaaaaatgtcaTCTAGTGTCTATTTTcgcataataaattaaaaatattcaaacaaataaaaaatcttaaattaaataaaaatataaaataaatttcaaataaattagtaaagacaaaattaagagaaaaaactaataatttataagttaacttttttttcataaactactccaaataatttataaaaataaactttaagcTATTATCATAAATTCATATACCAACAAGCTAGCTAGAAACCTATATTAGATAATACATATCTTAGGGTTTATCTAAACCAATcttaatttaacttttcaaagcCGGTTGAGAAGATCTAGAAATAGCTGatcattttttctttgcttttctTTGTAACTGTCCATATATACAGTACACCTATTTTTTGGCACATTATGCTATTTATCAGGACATAGTAATATTTTTAGACTTGTGAGCCACATAATTCTTATTTGTCTATGATGAGTTGTCATGATGATGAAGTGCACCTTGCACTCTGATAATTTCTTCATAAGCGCGCAATTGTTTGGTTAAGAGCCAACAGGGTTGATGAATGATGCATGAATGACTTGACAGGTTTTATTTTAACTGAAGTAGAAGAATATAAAACAAGGCATTAAATTGtgattctgtaaaaaaaataaaaatagaaggtataaattaatgtataattGTGATTAAAAAAAGAGTTCGGACACAGGTTAGAACCTTTTCTAATACATCTTCTGCATTTTGGGTCTGCTTGTCTACATTTTCAGCTACATTTTCAACAAATTCAGCAGCATCCTGAAGTTTTCCTATTGGAAGATTCTTCACAGCCACTTCCGCAACCTTCTCAACCACACGTTCTGCTTTATCTATTGTTGTCCCAATTTTCCCTATACAAATTAAAGGAGACAATAATTAACGCAAATAATAAtgcataatttctttttaaggtTGATTAACAAGGTTCTTTATTTGATTACCTTTCATTAATAATAGTTTTAGCAAAGGTCCCCATTTGTTCCTCGTAATGGACATAAGTAAAATGATTACTGTTCCAACGATCCAAGTTTTCCTACCAGAGAATATCGTTTTTAAACTCTTCGTCAATTGCAAATTCGGCACTAATCTTAACTTCTTGTTGGTTGGAACTACAAACATGTAGTAATTCCAGATCATACAATAATATCGaagaatatataaatcaa is a window from the Glycine max cultivar Williams 82 chromosome 2, Glycine_max_v4.0, whole genome shotgun sequence genome containing:
- the LOC100805164 gene encoding uncharacterized protein isoform X2, translating into MANTTFTQKSTSLAVETLLCQASKVDHRPSNNFRFNSKVKYNCFSVPEQNLGLRFQKDATKKMKMVVYASIPPGNSPPVDSSLGHWKTWIVGTVIILLMSITRNKWGPLLKLLLMKGKIGTTIDKAERVVEKVAEVAVKNLPIGKLQDAAEFVENVAENVDKQTQNAEDVLEKLK
- the LOC100805164 gene encoding uncharacterized protein isoform X1 — encoded protein: MANTTFTQKSTSLAVETLLCQASKVDHRPSNNFRFNSKVKYNCFSVPEQNLGLRFQKDATKKMKMVVYASIPPGNSPPVDSSLGHWKTWIVGTVIILLMSITRNKWGPLLKLLLMKGKIGTTIDKAERVVEKVAEVAVKNLPIGKLQDAAEFVENVAENVDKQTQNAEDVLEKVLTCVRTLFLITIIH